The following coding sequences are from one Candidatus Angelobacter sp. window:
- a CDS encoding GNAT family N-acetyltransferase, translated as MITYRTGNDLELASVIELYRASTLGERRPVDDRERMAAMLANANLVITAWDGNALVGMARSISDFCYITYLSDLAVCVSHQRRGIGRELIRRTQSEGGAKTTLLLLAAPAAENYYPHVGFTHHPHAWLLNPDDRLA; from the coding sequence ATGATCACCTACCGAACCGGCAACGATCTCGAGCTCGCCTCGGTCATAGAACTTTACCGCGCTTCGACGCTGGGTGAGCGCCGGCCCGTTGACGATCGTGAGCGAATGGCGGCAATGCTGGCGAACGCCAATCTCGTCATCACCGCCTGGGATGGCAACGCGCTGGTGGGCATGGCGCGTTCCATTTCGGATTTTTGCTACATCACCTATCTGTCGGATCTCGCCGTGTGTGTCTCACATCAACGCCGAGGCATCGGCAGGGAGCTGATTCGCCGTACTCAATCAGAAGGAGGCGCGAAAACCACATTGCTCCTGCTGGCGGCGCCGGCGGCGGAAAATTACTACCCGCATGTTGGTTTCACGCATCATCCACATGCATGGCTGCTAAACCCTGACGACCGGCTCGCGTGA